A window of Castanea sativa cultivar Marrone di Chiusa Pesio chromosome 1, ASM4071231v1 contains these coding sequences:
- the LOC142625298 gene encoding uncharacterized protein LOC142625298, whose product MSRALTQISKLPFTSRIEVRRLLRQFTQPTFTMYNGKTDLVEHVSHFNQRMAVHSKNETLMCKIFPSSLGPVAMRWFDGLKEGSIDSFKELTRAFRSRFVTCSKVPRPLDSLLSMTMREGETLKTYSDRYWEMFNEIDENFDDVAIRMFKVGLPAEHGLRKSLTRKPVESVHQLMDRIDKYKRVEED is encoded by the coding sequence atTTCTAAGTTGCCCTTCACTAGTAGGATTGAGGTAAGAAGGCTTCTTCGGCAGTTTACTCAACCGACGTTCACCATGTACAATGGCAAAACAGACCTTGTGGAGCATGTtagccacttcaaccagagaATGGCCGTTCACTCgaagaatgagaccttgatgtgcaagatATTTCCATCGAGTTTAGGGCCCGTagcgatgagatggtttgatggacTGAAGGAAGGCTCCATTGACTCCTTCAAGGAGCTTACAAGGGCCTTTAGGTCTCGATTCGTCACTTGTAGTAAggttcctcggcctttggactccCTGTTGTCCATGACTATGCGAGAAGGGGAAACCTTGAAAACGTATTctgacaggtattgggagatgtttaacgagatagatgagAATTTCGATGACGTGGCCATAAGGATGTTTAAGGTTGGCCTACCTGCGGAGCATGgcttgaggaaatctttgactAGGAAACCTGTTGAGAGTGTGCATcagctcatggaccgtattgacaaATACAAGCGGGTTGAGGAGGATTAA